ACAATATAGTCAAATCATATATGATGAGTCAAAGCGTTTACAACGTCTAGTGCAAGATATTATGACTTTAAGCAAAATGGACGAAACTCAGTTTACATTAATGAAAAAACCAACGGACTTAGTGGCATTGATTAAGGACACAATAAACACTATTTTACCGCTTTTTCAAGACAAACAGATAAAGCTTAACTTCATCTATGACAAGGATAAGATGGAGCTACCTCTGGACAAGGAAAGAATGGCACAAGTAGTACTGAATTTACTAGATAATGCTCGCCGCTACACTCCCGAATCTGGTGAAGTAACTGTAGAGCTTACTCATACCAATCAATTAACAAAAATTGCAGTCAAAGATAATGGTCCAGGCATACCAGAACAGGAGCTGCCGCTCATCTGGCAAAGACTATACCGAGCAGAAAAGTCACGCTCCCGCGATACTGGAGGATCAGGTTTGGGATTAGCTATTGTTAAGAAAATAATTGAGCTACACGGTGGAGAAATATATGCATACAGTGAGTTAGGCAAGGGTACGATTTTTGAAATATATTTACAGAATCATGGAGGTTAGGGTATGTCTGAATTAGTGAAAGTGCTTGTAGTTGATGATGAAGCACCTATGCGGAAATTGATTGAAATTTATTTGAAGAAAAATGGTTATAGTGTAATGACAATGGACTCTGGCCTGGATGCGATTCAAGAGCTTAAGAAAAATCATTACGATATAGTAATTCTTGATGTTATGATGCCAGAAATGAATGGCTTCGAAGCATGTAAGCTAATCCGAGATTTTAGTAAAGTGCCGATTATTATGCTTACAGCTAGGGATCAAACCTTAGATAAGGTAAAGGGTCTAACGATAGGGGCAGATGATTACGTAACTAAACCCTTCGAAGAAATTGAATTGCTTGCTAGGATAGAAGCTATTCTTCGTAGGTCTAACGCTGAGGCAAAAGACGACGATGCAGATGTACTAACCTATAAGGATGTTCGTTTAGATTTAGGATCGCACCAAGTTTTTTATAATGACGCAGAGATTGAACTAACTCCGAAGGAGTTCCAGTTGCTACAGACATTCCTTACGAACGTAGGCAAGGTATTGAGTAGGGAAAAGCTTCTAGAAATTGTGTGGGGTTACGATTTTTACGGAGATTTACGAACTGTGGATTCACATGTTAAGAACCTCAGGGAGAAGCTAAGAAGTAACGGAATTCAAGTTGATGAGCTAATAAAAACTGTCTGGGGCGTCGGTTATAAGCTTGTATAATTAACGATGGCTATGAAAAAGGAGCTATGCAACATCAACAAGTAGTGATGTCGCATTAGCTCCTTTAGATGTTTATTTTTCAATTATCACACATATTTGTGCAGGGCCATGAACCCCAATGCTTAAATCCATTTCGATGTCCGCACTGCGGCTTGGTCCTGTTATGAAATTAACAGACGAAGGTAAAGACTCCTTATTTTTGACTAAATAATCGAATATATCTGCTGTGCGTTTTACAAATTGATTGCTTTTCACAATAGCAATATGGAAATTTGGTAATAAGCTAATACTGCGCTCCTTGCCTACACCAGCCTTTAATACAATACTACCAGTTTCAGCTACGGCAAAGTTTACGCCCGTAATACCTGTGTCAGCATCCTTAGCAAAATGCTTATATTCTATTGTATCATTAGGCTTGGTCATAATCTCATAGCCTTGTTGATTTAGTTGTGCTAATGGTAATCCGTTAAGGGTACTATCGTCCCAAGCTATGATTTTCTTGGAGCCGTGGGTTTCTAGCACCTGCTTAAGGGCTTGAAATGTTTCATCGGGAGAATTAGTTATCTTGACAATTCCATTAAGGGCACTAAGCTCTTGCTTAAACTTTTCAATCATTCCGTCTGTCGAGTCGGCAATTTCTACATAGGTTAGCTTATAATTGTCACGGATTTTTTCAATATCGCCAAAAACCTCGGCCTTCTTTGTATCAGGCATTCTAGCCATTCGTTCTTTTACATGCCGTAGGAAGGTTTCTTTAGTAGTCATTATATATCACCCCGCTTTAATTCATTCCAGCGTTCGTGGAAAGGTTGCTTCGCTATAGGAGGCAGGTCTCGGGTTTTTGTCCATTCTGAGACAGGTGCTGGAACGCCACCGCGAATCTTACCATCTTTAACAAATGGTATTTGTGCTTTTCTGCCGACCTTTAGCATCATGCGGTATTGCCCAGGACTAGAGAAGGCTTTACTCCACATTTTGAATGCAAGCTTCTCTTTAGTGTTTTTGCCGAGCTTAGTCTTGTCGTTCCTTAGTTCAAGCAGCAATTCGTGCAATGGAATTCTAACTGGACAAGCCTCCCAGCATGCGCCACATAAACTTGATGCATAGGGTAGCTCGCCCCAGCGCTCTAAGCCATCTAGTAATGGAGTAATAACGGAACCGATTGGCCCAGGGTACACCCAACCATAAGCATGTCCACCAATTTGTCGATATACAGGGCATACATTTAGGCAAGAGCCGCAACGAATACAGTTAAGCACCTCCTGATATTTGCTGCCTAATATGCGCGAGCGACCATTATCTACGATTACTACATGGATGTTCTTCGCTCCGTCTGCTTCGTTGGTACGTCTTGGCCCGTTTAGGATTGATACATAACTTGTAATCTTTTGGCCTGTAGCGCTTCTTGGAAGTAACGCGAGCATTGGATCTAAATCCTTAAAGGATGGCAGAATCCGTTCCATTCCCATAATGACAATTTGTGTATCTGGCATACTGTTAACCATGCGACCATTACCTTCATTGGTGAAAAGAACGATAGAACCAGTTTCAGCGATAGCAAAGTTACAGCCTGTAATACCAATGTCAGCGTCGATGAACTTTTGTCTTAATACTTTTCTAGCGAAGGCCGTTAGTGCTGGCGTTTCTGCAGGTAGCTCTTCCTTAGCCACTTTAGAGAACAATTTCGAAACAGAGCCTCGTGTATGGTGAATCGATGGTACTATGATATGCGATGGTGTTTCCTTAGCTAATTGGATGATATATTCACCTAAGTCTGTCTCTACAACCTCAATACCATCTTTCTCAAGGTGATGATTAAGATGGATTTCTTCTGATACCATTGATTTCGATTTTACGACCATTTTTGCATTTTTTTCACTACAGATGGCTTGTATGTGTCGCACAGCCTCTTGATCCGTCATAGCCCAATGAACTTTAGCGCCATTTTCCTCAAGCTTAGTAGTGAATTGGTCGAGGTATTTATCTAAATTAAGTACGGTATGGGTTCGGATCGCTTGCGCTCTCGCTCGCCATTCCTGAGCATCCTCTAAGGTTTCCCATTGACTTACTCTGCGTGTACGTAGGAGTTCGGTGGCGTTCTTGATGGCACCACGGAGGAAATCGTCATGCAATGCCTCGTCAACTCGTTTGCGAAAATCAGTATTCATCATTTATTGTAGCCCCCTATCTAATAGTTCTGCTACATGCATAGTCTTTACATTTATTCCTTGACGGCTTAGACCACCACTTATATTCATTAGACAGCTCAAGTCTGAACCAACTAATATTTCTGCCCCTGTCTTTTTCACGTTTTCTATCTTTTCGTTAAGCATGGAGCTTGAGATATCGGCCATTTTTACAGAGAATGTACCACCAAAACCGCAGCAGTCCTGATTATTAGGCAGCTCTACATACTCTACACCCTCGATGTTTTTGATTAATTCAACAGGTGCATCCTTAATCCGCAATAGTCGTGACATATGGCAGGAGTGATGATATGTTACCTTGGCATCGTATTTAGCACCTAAATCTTTAACACCGAGCACCTTTACAAAGAACTCAGAGAACTCATAAACTTTATTGGCAAACGTCTTTGCTTGCTCTAAAGCCTGTGGGTCGTCTTTAAACAGTCTAGGATAATTATCGCGAATCATTGCTGCACATGAGCCAGATGGTGTAATGATATATTCAGTTTTTTCAAAGGACTTAATTAAATGCTTAGCTACACGGGCTGCTTCATCAAAATATCCAGAGTTAAAGGAAGGTTGACCACAGCAGATTTGATCTTCAGGATAATCAACGGTAACACCCTGACGTTTTAATAGTTTATATGTACTTTCAATTGCTTGTGGGTAGAACATATCTGCTATACAGGTTCCGAGTAAAGCCACTTTCATAGACAAAATAAATCACTCCTTCTTGACATATATATTAAGTATAATTCCCCAAAGCAGTAGTAACGTATGCTAAGTCCAACATAGCTCTTAATAGTAAATAATGGATAGAAATAATGTGCAATTTTACCCATAACATGTACAAATCATGGGATAAAGTGTATAATTTTTTAAGAGCTTTACGGTGTTAAAGTGGTAATATATGCAAGTACATAAAAAGGGAGGGTTTAACGTGGAATATTCATTAACCTTAGCTACTTGGTTTTGGTTTCTGGTGCCAATGCCCTTGTTAATTGTTTGGGCACTTTGGACATATTTTCGTGAACGGGAGGGAGATCAGTCGTGAGTCCAACGTATATTACATTTGTCTTTTATTTAGTGGGAATGCTTGCAATCGGTGTTATTTCCTATCGAATGACAACGAATTTATCTGATTATGTACTAGGTGGTAGGAAGTTAAATAGCTGGGTTGCCGCATTATCGGCACAGGCCAGTGATATGAGTGGTTGGTTACTGTTAGGATTACCAGGTGCCGCTTATGCTTCGGGAATGGGTTTATGGAGCATCTGGATTGCAATCGGTTTAGCAGTTGGTACTATGATTAACTGGCAATATGTTGCAAAGCCATTGCGTAGGTATACAGAGCTAGCAGGGGAATCAATTACTATTTCAGAGTACTTTGAAAACCGCTTTCATGACAAATCAAGACTTCTACGTGTTGTATCTGCCATATTCATTTTAATCTTCTTTTTATTCTACACGGCTTCAGGCTTAGTAGCGGGCGGGGTACTGTTTGAATCAGTTTTTGAAATTGATTACACAACAGCATTGTTAGTTGGTGCTTTAGTTATCATATCCTATACATTTTTAGGTGGTTTTATTGCTGTAAGCTGGACAGATTTGTTTCAGGGTAGTTTGATGTTCTTTGCACTATTAATTACTCCAATTGTAGCTATCCAACATATAGGCGGATTAGATGCACTGTTCGCCACTATTGGTTCTATTAACGTTGATTTATTAGATGTCAATAAAAATGTATCCTATAATCTAGGTGAAGGAATTCTTTGGACGTCAGCAGGGGCTTTATCCTTCGTTGGAATCGTATCTGCTCTAGCGTGGGGTCTTGGGTATTTTGGTCAACCACATATATTAGCGAGATTTATGGCAATTCGCTCGGCGAAGCATGTTCCTAAGGCACGTCTAATCTCGGTTGTTTGGGTAGTGTTATCTCTATACGGTGCTATTGTTGTCGGGTTTGTCGGTATTGCATTGTTTGCAGATCAACCGCTAGCAAATCCAGAAACCGTATTCATTGATTTAGTGCAGATTATCTTTAATCCGTGGGTAGCTGGGATTTTATTAGCGGCGATTTTAGCAGCTATTATGAGTACAATCGACTCACAGTTGCTTGTATCATCGAGTGCTTTGACAGAAGATTTCTATCGCACTTTCTTCCGTAAAGACGCATCACAAACGGAATTGGTTTGGGTTGGTCGTTTTGCAGTTATTGTAATAGCAATTGTAGCCGTTATGCTTGCTTGGAATAAGGGAAGTATCCTTGAACTGGTGGCATATGCGTGGGCAGGCTTTGGCGCGGCCTTTGGTCCTGCGATTATCTTCTCATTGTTCTGGAAGCGTATGACTCGCAATGGTGCCTTAGTCGGTATGATTGTTGGTGGCCTTACAGTAATTCTATGGGAGTACACAGGCTCAGCTATGTATGAAATGGTTCCAGGTTTCTTATTCTCATCGATAGCAATTGTGGTTGTGAGTTTAATGGATAAAGAGCCATCGGCAGAAATCCAAGCAGAATTTGAGCGCGCCCATAAGCCTATTTCAGGCGAGTAAATAGCAAGCTTTTTTGAAGGTGTAATTTAGTAAAAAAAAATTTAAAAACAATCAAATATTGAGAAAAAGGCAGGCTTTTATAGCTTGTCTTTTTACTTGTCCAATATATAAGACTTTAGCACCTTGATACAATATATAGACTGTGATATGTTTTAGGAACACAAATTGTAGTGTTTTTGGGAGGGGATTTGTTAATGGCTTTAAAGTTATCAGAACTAACTTGGCAAATCGTTAAGCGTGATGGTAGGATGGACCGCTACAACTCAGAAAAGATATATAATGCGGTCAAAAAAGCAGTACTAAATGTAAAAAAAGAAGAAGTGGAAATTGCAACTAAAATTGCATCTGAGGTAACTTTTGAAGTAGAGGAATTTTTAACATCGGCGAAATCACAGATTTTTGAGGTAGAGCAGATACAAGATATAGTTGAACAAAAATTAGTTGAACATAATTACTATGAAGTAGCGAAAGCATACATATTGTATCGTCAAAAACGTAGTGAAGTACGCAGCAAGGCATCAATACTTATGCAAACATATAATGACATAGTCTTTACAGATGCTAAAGATAGCGAAATGAAAAGGGAGAACGCTAATGTCGATGGCAATACAGCCATGGGTACAATGCTTAAGATTGGTTCTGAATCTGCGAAAGAGTTTGCTAGAATGTACTTACTTAAGCCAAAGCATGCCAAAGCCCATTTAGACGGTGAAATTCATATCCATGATTTAGACTTTTTACCGACAGGCACATTAACCTGTTGTCAAATAGATATAGAAAAATTATTTCAATCGGGTTTTAGTACGGGACATGGTCACTTACGTGAACCACAGGATATATCTAGCTATGGTGCATTGGCTGCGATTGCGATTCAATCAAATCAGAACGATCAGCACGGAGGGCAGTCAATCCCGAACTTCGACTACGGATTAGCCAAGGGTGTCCGTAAGACCTTTGTACGAGAGTACCGTGAAGCATTGACGGAAAAACTTGCTTGGGAGCTAGATTCAGAGGAATTTAAAGAACTACTAGAAGAAATAAAGATGTTAACTAATGCTTTTGTGGACAAGCTTAGCATCGGTAACTTTGATCAATATAAGAAGAAAGAACAAGCAGCTTTAGTAGAGAAATTTGCACTTGATCAAGAACAAGTGAATAAACTACAAACCTTTGCCTTCCGTGACGCTCATCGCAAAACAGAGAAGAAGACGTATCAAGCGATGGAAGCGTTCTTACACAATTTAAATACAATGCATTCCCGTGCAGGGGCACAGGTGCCATTTTCAAGTATAAACTATGGAACGGACACTAGTGCAGAGGGCAGAATGGTCACTCGCCAGATTTTATTAGCGACAGAGGCGGGTCTGGGTAATGGGGAAACAGCTATTTTCCCAATTCAAGTGTTTAAGGTAAAGGAAGGCGTTAGCTATAATCCAGAAGATCCAAACTATGACTTATTAAAACTATCATTCCGTGTTTCTGCTCGGAGATTATTCCCGAACTACGTATTCCTTGATGCACCTTATAACATAAAGTACTATCAAGAAGGGCGCCCAGAAACAGAAGTAGTAACAATGGGTTGTAGGACGCGCGTGTTAGGATCTGTTCACCCTGAGAGCGATGGGGTATCTTACGGGCGTGGAAACCTATCCTTTACGACGATTAACTTACCAAGACTAGGTATTATTTATAAGAATGATATTGCTGGTTTTTTTGAAGCCTTAGACGAAAAGATAGAGTTGGTTATTAGCCAGCTGCATGAACGCTATTTGCTACAGGCACGCAAGCGTGTGAAGAACTTCCCGTTTTTAATGGGTCAGGGAATCTGGTTTGGAGCTGATCAATTAGGGCCTGAGGATGAAATCCGTGAAGTCTTAAAGCATGGTACGTTAACTTGTGGTTTTATAGGTCTAGCAGAATGTCTAACAGCAATGGTTGGTACTCACCATGGCGAGTCAGAGGAAGCACAGAACCTAGGGGTTGCTATCGTAGATCGTATTCGTACGCGCTTAGATGAAGCAGCGGAGAAATATCGTCTCAACTATACATTGATTGCAACACCAGCAGAGGGCTTAGCTGGGCGTTTTACGAGAATCGACCGTAAGGAATTTGGAACAATTGAAGGCGTTACGGATAGAGAATACTATACAAATAGTTATCATATTCCAGTGCACTACGAAATCTCTGCCTATGACAAGATTGTCAAAGAAGCTCCATACCATGCACTATGTAACGCCGGCCATATCAGCTACATTGAACTTGATGGGGCTGCTAAGAATAACATAGAGGCATTTGAGCAATTAATTCGTGCCATGAAAGAGCATAACATCGGTTATGGCTCGATTAACCACCCAATTGACCGAGATCCATTGTGTGGCTATACGGGAATTATCGACGATGTATGTCCAGGCTGTGGACGTGACGCCAATTCAGCTCCACAGATAGAGCGCATCCGTAGAATTACGGGCTATCTAGTTGGAACGATGGATAAATGGAATGACGGTAAGATTGCTGAAGAGCGCGAGCGTGTGAAGCACGGAATTAACGCTAAACAACAGCTTAATTAAAATGAACGGCCCGGAAAATCCGGGCCGTTTTCTTAAACCTATAGTTTCAAGGCATAGTTTCTAGCTTTTTATCAAAATTTAGCATAAAATGAGGTGTGTAAATGATACGTTACGCTGATATAGTTAAAGAATCAATTGTTGATGGGAAAGGCATTCGGCTTGTAGTGTTTTTACAGGGGTGCAAGCTTGCCTGTGAGGGCTGCCATAATCCAGGGCTACAACCATTGGATGGAGGTAAGGAAGTTACTGAAGAAGAGCTAGTGCGGTTAATCCTTGAGAACCTAAATCCATTACATAAGGGCTTAACAATCTCTGGTGGAGAACCAACCCTACAAGCGGAAGCAGTACATAAAGTAATTCAGGCTGTTAAGAAAGTAAAACCTAATTTAGACGTATGGGTTTTCAGTGGATTTACCTTTGACAGGGTGAAAGATTTGCCGATGATGGAATACGTTGATGTATTGGTCGACGGGCCTTTTCGCATCGAAGAGAAAAGCCTACAGCTACAGTTTAGAGGCTCTAAAAATCAGCGCGTAATTGACATGAAACAGTCATTACTAGAAGATAAGGTCGTACCGCTGGTGCTAGAAGAGAGTTAGTTCTAGCGAGCAGATGTTTATAGCTAGAAGAAGTTGAATTATATAGAAATAAAGGAGGTGACCTGATTGCATAATGTCAAAGATACCGTTATGGAGGTAGTTTATGCAGTGCTACCGATAACCATAGTGGTTATATTACTACAGTTTACAATCATTTGGATGCCGATGGAGACATTTATTCAATTTTTAATTGGATTATTCTTCGTCTCTACAGGATTAATTCTTTTTTTATTAGGAGTACATATTGGTCTTTTGCCAGTAGGTGAAATGATAGGATCAGCACTGCCGAAGACAGGAAAGAGCTGGATGGTAATCTTTTTTGGTATTTTGTTAGGGTTTGTAGTAACAGTGGCTGAGCCTGATGTAAGGGTATTGGCAATACAGGTAGACTTAGTCTCAGATGGTGAAATATCAAGGAATTTACTGATTTATACCGTAGCATTAGGGGTAGCTATATTTGTAGGTCTTGCAATGGTGCGGATTATCTTAAGTATTCCAATCACCTATATTTTAGTAGTAGGATATGGTTTAGTATTTTTGCTTGCGTCTTTTACTCCACCGCATTTTGTACCAATTTCCTTTGATGCGGGTGGGGTTACAACGGGTCCGATGACGGTGCCGTTTATTCTAGCCTTAGGTGTTGGTGTTGCTTCAGTTCTACGAGGTAAAACTGCATCTTCAGATGGTTTTGGACTAGTGGCATTAGCTTCTATAGGACCAGTATTGGCTGTCTTAATACTAGGGGTGATTTATCAATGAAGATTAAAATTTTCGAGGGCTTTGGGCATGTATTAGTTGAAGTTTCAATGGCGCTCATTCCATTATTGGTTTTATTTTTATTTTTTCAGTTTGTATTTCTAAAGCTACCGATGAAAAAAGTACGTGATATATTTGTCGGTATGGCCCTGACTTTTGTAGGACTAGCATTTTTCTTGCAAGGGGTACATGTTGGTTTTTTACCAGCAGGTGAAATGATGGGAACTATTATGGGCGAGATGCGTTACAAATGGCTTTTAATCCCCATCGGATTTGTCTTTGGTTTTGTAGCGACCTACGCTGAGCCAGCTGTAAGAATTTTAAATCACGAAGTGGAAAAGGTATCTGGTGGTTACATACCGCAAAAGGTATTACTTTATACTTTGTCAATTGGTGTAGCCGTATCCGTAGCATTATCGATGGTAAGAATATTGCTAGGAATATCCCTTTGGTATTTTGTAATACCAGGGTATCTGTTAGCACTACTGATGATTTACTTTAATGATAGGACATTTACAGCAGTTGCCTTTGACTCAGGAGGCGTTGCGACAGGTCCGATGACTGTTACGTTTATTATGGCGATGGCAGTCGGTGTAGCAACAGTTACTGAAGGTAGAGACCCGCTAATGGATGGTTTTGGAATGATAACGCTAGTAGCGCTTGCGCCGATATTAGCAGTACTAACGCTCGGCGCGCTCTATGGTAGGAAGGAGAAAGAGAATGAACGTGACATTGAATACGAATCATAAGCTTCTAGTTACCATTGTAAAAAAAGGAATAGCATCAAAGATAGTCAAAGCTTCAAAGGAAGCAGGGGCTGAAGGAGGTACGATTATCCTTGGTAAGGGCACGGGGATTCACGAGAAGCACACGTTCCTGGGAATTCCAATCGAGCCTGAAAAAGAAATTACCCTAACTCTAGTTAGTGAGGATAAGGTAGATATAGTATTACAGGCAATTGAGAAAGCTGGCAAATTAGATAAACCTGGAACAGGTGTAGGTTTTGTAATAGATGCGAAAAAATTAGCAGGTATTTGTCATTTGTTAAAAGGTCAAATATGCATGGACTGTTAGGAGGCAGAGGGATGGATAAATCACTTTTGTATGATTTAATTGTATCAATTGTTAATAAGGGAAACTCGGATTTAGTCGTGGATGCGTCTAAGGAAGCTGGAGCAGAAGGTGGGACAATTATATTTGGACGGGGCACGGGTATACATGAACAGGCAAAACTGTTTTCGTTTCAAATTGAGCCTGAAAAGGAAATTGTACTTACATTAATAGAGCGTAGTTTAACCAATAAAGTACTCGAAGCTATCGTGAAAAAAGCACAATTAGATAAGCCAGGGAAAGGCATTGCTTTTGTACTAGAGGTCGAGCGCACAGTTGGTATTAATCATATCTTAAACCGAATGGTTAATGAAGAATTAGACAACAGTAATAATTAGGGTTAATAATTAGGGTTGCAGATGATTATCCTGTGAATTGTAAAAGAATGCTGAGGGAATATACTATAGGTAACAAATGAAGTAGGAGGCAAATATGGACCCTAGAGTACAAGAACTAGCTAACAAACTGGTGAATTATTCGACTGAATTAAAGCAAGGAGAGAAGCTTCTCATTGAAGTTGTAGGGCAGAACATTCCGCTTGTTAAAGAGCTGATTAAGGAAGCTTATAAAGTAGGAGCATATCCATATATAACAATCAAAGACCCGCAAATTACTCGCCAATTACTAATGGAAGCTACTGGCGAGCAGCTCAGTAAAGTGGGTGAATGGGAATTAGCTAGAATGAAGACTATGGACGCTTATATAGGTATTCGTGGCGGCAATAACGCTAATGAGCTAGCAGATGTGCCTGGAGATAAGATGAAGCTCTATATGGAAAAGCTAATGCATAAGGTGCATGGTGAAGAGCGTGTTCCGAACACTAAATGGTGCGTAATGCGTTACCCGAACGAGTCTATGGCACAGCTTGCTAATATGAGCACAGAAGCTTTTACGAACTTCTACTTTGACGTATGTAACATGGATTATGAAAAAATGTCTAAAGCGATGAATCCATTAGTTGAACTAATGAATGGAACAGATCAAGTTCATATAAAAGGAGAAGGCACGGATATTACGTTCTCTATTAAAGATATACCAACAGTTAAGTGCGATGGTAAGATGAATATCCCGGACGGAGAAATATTTACAGCTCCAGTCAAAGATTCTGTTAATGGCTATATTACATATAACGCACCAGCAGTATATCAGGGATACACCTATGAGAATATAAGACTAGAATTTGAAAAAGGCAAGATAGTTAAGGCAACTGCTAATAACACAGAAAAGATTAACGAAATCT
The sequence above is a segment of the Desulfuribacillus alkaliarsenatis genome. Coding sequences within it:
- a CDS encoding P-II family nitrogen regulator; amino-acid sequence: MNVTLNTNHKLLVTIVKKGIASKIVKASKEAGAEGGTIILGKGTGIHEKHTFLGIPIEPEKEITLTLVSEDKVDIVLQAIEKAGKLDKPGTGVGFVIDAKKLAGICHLLKGQICMDC
- a CDS encoding P-II family nitrogen regulator, with product MDKSLLYDLIVSIVNKGNSDLVVDASKEAGAEGGTIIFGRGTGIHEQAKLFSFQIEPEKEIVLTLIERSLTNKVLEAIVKKAQLDKPGKGIAFVLEVERTVGINHILNRMVNEELDNSNN
- a CDS encoding aminopeptidase, which gives rise to MDPRVQELANKLVNYSTELKQGEKLLIEVVGQNIPLVKELIKEAYKVGAYPYITIKDPQITRQLLMEATGEQLSKVGEWELARMKTMDAYIGIRGGNNANELADVPGDKMKLYMEKLMHKVHGEERVPNTKWCVMRYPNESMAQLANMSTEAFTNFYFDVCNMDYEKMSKAMNPLVELMNGTDQVHIKGEGTDITFSIKDIPTVKCDGKMNIPDGEIFTAPVKDSVNGYITYNAPAVYQGYTYENIRLEFEKGKIVKATANNTEKINEIFDTDEGARYIGEFAIGVNPYIHTPMKDTLFDEKIGGSFHLTPGKCYDEASNGNKSAIHWDLVCIQNPEYGGGEMYFDGRLIRKDGLFVIDELKGLNPDNLK